From Asterias rubens chromosome 3, eAstRub1.3, whole genome shotgun sequence, the proteins below share one genomic window:
- the LOC117288588 gene encoding serine beta-lactamase-like protein LACTB, mitochondrial isoform X1, with product MFKVKGALLNLQSHQWKSKVCLTAKKWYHSQKTGSHSGRNRLRLSVLWTLGGGVAVATGLVASLFLKHKPIKELSILGVEEAQCKKKDKKDKRKRGGTSGLEEAKRKARDLLQRAKDEVGSPGIVAAVSVDGRILWTKGLGYADVENRLPCTSNSVHRIASISKSFTMAAVAKLWEEGKLDIDKPVQFYLPEFPEKEVDGEQVDITMRQLVSHLAGIRHYSKDYIKKLKDSKKDNRTENKFTDHEHDGKNSSKDDQMKELTDNGKEKCNKKEKDSELKEFYVTKDYSSVVDALEMFKEDPLMHKPGSKFYYTTHGWTLVSAIVDAVADQDYLTYMETIFKDLGMYHTVPDKAKPLIYNRARGYSYNKRGKLLNSPPVNLSHKWAGGGFLSDVGDLVQFGNAMVYSYQYTEKHREAGHLPGYLKPETVRAIWAAVPITKCSWERDGFYAMGWGVRDKGEQKGFCPDKHQLVSHTGAAVGASSVLLLVPRKSDPLDKTQLNDGSQEGGVQEDGQPDDQNESNKLSQNDVMTLPQGVVVAIIVNLENVNLYRTAIDIANEFQKIKL from the exons atgttCAAAGTTAAAGGTGCCTTACTCAACCTCCAAAGCCATCAGTGGAAATCAAAAGTGTGTCTCACAGCCAAAAAATGGTATCACAGCCAAAAAACTGGTTCTCACTCAGGAAGGAATAGGCTACGACTCTCTGTTTTATGGACGCTAGGAGGTGGGGTAGCGGTTGCCACTGGACTAGTTGCAAGTCTATTTTTGAAGCATAAACCTATTAAGGAACTCAGCATCCTTGGAGTCGAAGAGGCACAATGCAAAAAGAAAGACAAGAAAGATAAAAGGAAGAGAGGCGGGACTTCTGGTCTGGAGGAGGCAAAGAGGAAAGCAAGAGATTTGCTCCAGAGAGCTAAGGATGAGGTTGGGTCACCTGGTATTGTTGCTGCTGTAAGTGTTGACGGGAGAATTTTATGGACGAAAG GGCTAGGATATGCAGATGTAGAGAACCGGCTCCCGTGTACAAGCAACAGTGTTCATCGCATTGCAAGCATCAGCAAATCTTTCACGATGGCAGCTGTAGCTAAACTCTGGGAAGAAGGAAAGCTAGATATTGACAAACCTGTTCAGTTTTATTTACCTGAGTTCCCTGAGAAAGAGGTTGATGGAGAGCAG GTTGACATCACAATGAGACAACTGGTGTCCCACCTAGCCGGTATCCGACACTACAGTAAAGACTACATCAAGAAGCTGAAAGACTCGAAGAAAGACAATAGAACTGAGAATAAATTCACTGACCACGAGCATGATGGGAAAAACTCTTCCAAAGATGATCAGATGAAAGAACTGACTGACAATGGAAAGGAAAAATGCAACAAGAAAGAGAAAGATTCTGAACTGAAAGAGTTTTACGTCACGAAGGATTACTCCTCAGTTGTAGACGCTCTGGAGATGTTTAAGGAGGACCCGTTGATGCATAAACCAG GAAGTAAGTTTTACTACACCACTCACGGCTGGACTTTAGTTAGTGCCATAGTCGATGCCGTCGCTGACCAAGACTACCTCACCTACATGGAGACGATCTTCAAGGATCTCGGAATGTACCACACCGTCCCAGACAAAGCCAAACCTCTCATCTACAACAGGGCCAGGGGTTACTCATACAATAAGAGAGGCAAATTGCTCAACTCGCCACCCGTCAATTTATCGCATAAGTGGGCGGGAGGCGGATTTTTATCTGATGTTGGGGACTTGGTTCAGTTTGGAAACGCCATGGTGTATAGTTATCAGTACACAGAGAAGCATAGAG aaGCTGGACATCTACCAGGCTACCTCAAACCAGAGACTGTGAGGGCAATCTGGGCCGCAGTGCCCATCACCAAGTGCAGCTGGGAGCGTGACGGTTTCTACGCCATGGGTTGGGGGGTACGTGACAAAGGGGAACAGAAAGGCTTCTGCCCCGACAAACACCAACTTGTGTCTCACACTGGGGCCGCTGTTGGGGCAAGTTCCGTACTGCTCCTTGTACCCAGGAAATCAGATCCGTTGGACAAGACTCAACTGAATGATGGGTCACAAGAGGGCGGTGTTCAAGAGGATGGGCAACCAGATGATCAAAACGAATCCAATAAGCTGTCACAAAATGATGTTATGACTTTGCCTCAGGGAGTGGTCGTTGCAATAATTGTcaatcttgaaaatgtgaatCTGTATAGAACTGCCATTGACATAGCCAATGAATTTCAAAAGATTAAGCTTTGA
- the LOC117288588 gene encoding serine beta-lactamase-like protein LACTB, mitochondrial isoform X2, translating into MFKVKGALLNLQSHQWKSKVCLTAKKWYHSQKTGSHSGRNRLRLSVLWTLGGGVAVATGLVASLFLKHKPIKELSILGVEEAQCKKKDKKDKRKRGGTSGLEEAKRKARDLLQRAKDEVGSPGIVAAVSVDGRILWTKGLGYADVENRLPCTSNSVHRIASISKSFTMAAVAKLWEEGKLDIDKPVQFYLPEFPEKEVDGEQVDITMRQLVSHLAGIRHYSKDYIKKLKFTDHEHDGKNSSKDDQMKELTDNGKEKCNKKEKDSELKEFYVTKDYSSVVDALEMFKEDPLMHKPGSKFYYTTHGWTLVSAIVDAVADQDYLTYMETIFKDLGMYHTVPDKAKPLIYNRARGYSYNKRGKLLNSPPVNLSHKWAGGGFLSDVGDLVQFGNAMVYSYQYTEKHREAGHLPGYLKPETVRAIWAAVPITKCSWERDGFYAMGWGVRDKGEQKGFCPDKHQLVSHTGAAVGASSVLLLVPRKSDPLDKTQLNDGSQEGGVQEDGQPDDQNESNKLSQNDVMTLPQGVVVAIIVNLENVNLYRTAIDIANEFQKIKL; encoded by the exons atgttCAAAGTTAAAGGTGCCTTACTCAACCTCCAAAGCCATCAGTGGAAATCAAAAGTGTGTCTCACAGCCAAAAAATGGTATCACAGCCAAAAAACTGGTTCTCACTCAGGAAGGAATAGGCTACGACTCTCTGTTTTATGGACGCTAGGAGGTGGGGTAGCGGTTGCCACTGGACTAGTTGCAAGTCTATTTTTGAAGCATAAACCTATTAAGGAACTCAGCATCCTTGGAGTCGAAGAGGCACAATGCAAAAAGAAAGACAAGAAAGATAAAAGGAAGAGAGGCGGGACTTCTGGTCTGGAGGAGGCAAAGAGGAAAGCAAGAGATTTGCTCCAGAGAGCTAAGGATGAGGTTGGGTCACCTGGTATTGTTGCTGCTGTAAGTGTTGACGGGAGAATTTTATGGACGAAAG GGCTAGGATATGCAGATGTAGAGAACCGGCTCCCGTGTACAAGCAACAGTGTTCATCGCATTGCAAGCATCAGCAAATCTTTCACGATGGCAGCTGTAGCTAAACTCTGGGAAGAAGGAAAGCTAGATATTGACAAACCTGTTCAGTTTTATTTACCTGAGTTCCCTGAGAAAGAGGTTGATGGAGAGCAG GTTGACATCACAATGAGACAACTGGTGTCCCACCTAGCCGGTATCCGACACTACAGTAAAGACTACATCAAGAAGCTG AAATTCACTGACCACGAGCATGATGGGAAAAACTCTTCCAAAGATGATCAGATGAAAGAACTGACTGACAATGGAAAGGAAAAATGCAACAAGAAAGAGAAAGATTCTGAACTGAAAGAGTTTTACGTCACGAAGGATTACTCCTCAGTTGTAGACGCTCTGGAGATGTTTAAGGAGGACCCGTTGATGCATAAACCAG GAAGTAAGTTTTACTACACCACTCACGGCTGGACTTTAGTTAGTGCCATAGTCGATGCCGTCGCTGACCAAGACTACCTCACCTACATGGAGACGATCTTCAAGGATCTCGGAATGTACCACACCGTCCCAGACAAAGCCAAACCTCTCATCTACAACAGGGCCAGGGGTTACTCATACAATAAGAGAGGCAAATTGCTCAACTCGCCACCCGTCAATTTATCGCATAAGTGGGCGGGAGGCGGATTTTTATCTGATGTTGGGGACTTGGTTCAGTTTGGAAACGCCATGGTGTATAGTTATCAGTACACAGAGAAGCATAGAG aaGCTGGACATCTACCAGGCTACCTCAAACCAGAGACTGTGAGGGCAATCTGGGCCGCAGTGCCCATCACCAAGTGCAGCTGGGAGCGTGACGGTTTCTACGCCATGGGTTGGGGGGTACGTGACAAAGGGGAACAGAAAGGCTTCTGCCCCGACAAACACCAACTTGTGTCTCACACTGGGGCCGCTGTTGGGGCAAGTTCCGTACTGCTCCTTGTACCCAGGAAATCAGATCCGTTGGACAAGACTCAACTGAATGATGGGTCACAAGAGGGCGGTGTTCAAGAGGATGGGCAACCAGATGATCAAAACGAATCCAATAAGCTGTCACAAAATGATGTTATGACTTTGCCTCAGGGAGTGGTCGTTGCAATAATTGTcaatcttgaaaatgtgaatCTGTATAGAACTGCCATTGACATAGCCAATGAATTTCAAAAGATTAAGCTTTGA